The window TGAGGCCGTAGGCGCGATAGCCGGTCGCAGCCTTTCCGCTTTCGAATTCCTCAATCATCGCGCGGCCGCCGCCGGAATAGCCGGACGCACCGCCCGCCGACAGCATCCATTGCGCAGGGATGATGCCGGCCCGGACGAGGGGGCGGACAAGGGCAAGATATGCCGTCGGCCAGCAACCGGGATTGGCGACGCGGCCCGCATCGGCAATCGCCGCAAGCTGGGTCGGCTCAAGCTCGGCAAAGCCATAGGTCCAGCCATCGGCAACCCGATGCGCGGTCGAGGCGTCGATGATCCGCGTCCGGGGATTGGTGACGAGCGAAACCGCCTCTACCGCCGCATCGTCGGGCAGGCAGAGGATCGCATAATCGGCATCATTCAACGCCTGAGCCCGGCGGCCCGCATCCTTGCGGTCAGCATCGTCCAGCAGGATCAGCTGAAATTCCGGCCGGCCGGCCAGCCGGTCGCGGATTTCAAGGCCGGTGGTGCCGACAGCGCCGTCGATGAACAGCGAGGCGGTCATGCCCGGACCCGCCGCGCCGAAACCTCGCCCACCTGCGCCAGCCATTCGGCCAGCGGCAATTCGATGACCCCTGAGGCTGGATCGACCGTCACGACGCTCTGGTCGTCGACAAGCACGGCTGCGCTATCGGTCGCGAACAGGAGGTCGCCGGGCTGCACCGCCGAACGCTCGACCGCGGTGCCCGCTTCGTCCTGCATCGGCCGGAAACGCGGTTTTCCGACACTGCCGCCCAGAATCAGGAAGATGAAACCAGCCGTGTCCACCCCGGCGAAGGAACGCCCGCCCGCCTGATACGGCGTTCCAAGCAGATGACGGGCACGCTCCGCAGGCGTTCCCGGCAGCGGCGCGGGCAGGGCGCGTGGCGGAACATCGGCATCCAGCCCGCTGGCGGCAACATAGCCGACCGAGCCATCCGCCGCGCGGCCCCAGGCCCGATCCGCCGCCACCTCCAGCACCTCGAACGGCTCCCCGTCCAGCACAATGGACAGGGGATCCCCGTCCATCTGCGCGGTCGGCCATAACGGCAAGTCGGCGCTGGCAACCGCCGTCAGTGCGCGGGAATAATGCGGCGCAAAGATGCTGCCCGCCAGACGGACGTCGACCAAGTCGCGCCGTGCCGGTGTTACCCGCGGGTCATAGGCCCGCGATTTGCCGTCCAGATGGAAACGCTCAACCGGCGACGCGGCGTCGACCGTGTCGTTCGGCGTCCGCTGGACCGAGCAATTGTCCGATTTCGTCAAGAAATGCCGCCCCTTCTTCGGTGCACGCCACGAAGATATTTCGCTTGTCGCTATCGTCGCGCTGGCGGCGCAGATAGCCGAGTGCCCCCAAGCGGTTCAAGGCGCGTGTGATCACCGGTTTAGAGACGTTCAGATTCCGCGCAAGCCCGCGCACGGTATGCGGCCCTTCCTGAAGGTGGACGGTCATCAGCAACGCCATCTGCCGATTGGTCAGATCGGGATGGCCCGAACGGACATAACCGATCAGCGCGTTGCACCATTCGGCCAACCGGTCGGCGGTTGCGTTGGGTCGATCCTGAAGCATCATTTCGGCCATGTTCACACCATTACTGGCCCATCCGGGCAAAGAGATCGTTCCTGTAACGTCCCGTAACAGCCCGCGGTTCCCCGCAACCGCAACGTGGGATCAGCCCCCCGGTTGATCGCCGCGCGCCGCTCGCCTATGTGCGCCACCTGCATCTCCTGACAGGACCGACTGATCCGCCATGTTGTTCACCTTTCTTCTTGTCGTTCACGCGATCATCGCGGCCCTGCTTGTGACGGTCATCCTGATGCAGCGTTCGGAGGGCGGCGGCCTGACCACGGGCGGCAGCCCGTCGGGCCTGATGTCGGCACGCGGCGCGGCGGATTTCCTGACGCGGTCCACCTCGATCCTGGCGGCGCTGTTCATCGGCATGGCGATCCTGCTGGCATTCCTGGCCGCGTCGAAGGGCAATGATCGGGTGGATACCTCGCTGGCCCGCGATCCCGCGCCGGTCAGTGCGCCGGCGCCGACCAGCGGAGCGCCGGCTGTTGACGCGACTGGCAATGCCGCTGCGCCGGCCGGCGATTCGGTGCCCTTGCAGCAATAATCGTTCGACAGGCCGGTGCCCGCAGCGGGCGCCGCCGTGTTTTTTTTCGCATCGTCCGGATTCGGGCGCTTGCCCTTGTTCGTTCCAAAGGATTAGGCGTTACCTCCCATGGCGCGGTATATCTTCATCACCGGCGGCGTGGTCTCCTCGCTCGGCAAGGGTCTTATGGCAGCGAGCCTCGCGGCATTGCTGCAGGCGCGCGGGTATCGCGTGCGGATCCGCAAGTTCGATCCCTATCTGAACGTCGATCCGGGGACGATGAGCCCCTATCAGCATGGCGAAGTCTATGTGACCGACGACGGAGCCGAAACCGACCTCGATCTGGGCCATTATGAGCGGTTTACCGGCGTTTCCGCGCGGCAATCCGACAATGTGACGTCGGGCCGCATCTATAAAACGATCATCGAACGCGAACGTCGCGGCGATTATCTGGGCGCGACGGTTCAGGTCATCCCCCACGTGACCGACGCCATCAAGGCATTTGCCACCGCAGATACCGATGATCTGGATTTCGTGCTGTGCGAGATCGGCGGCACGGTCGGCGATATCGAGTCGCTGCCGTTCATCGAGGCGATCCGCCAGCTGAAGAACGAACTGGGCCGTGGCCAGTCGATCAGTGTCCACGTGACGCTGGTGCCGTACATTGCTGCAGCCGGCGAATTGAAGACCAAGCCGACCCAGCACAGTGTGCGCGAGCTGGCGGCATTGGGCGTGCAGCCGGACGTGCTGGTCTGCCGCTGCGAAAAGCCGCTGCCCGACAGCGACCGGGGCAAGATCGCCCTGTTCTGCAACGTCCGCAAGGAAGCAGTGATCCCCGCGCTAGATGCCCGCAGCATCTATGCCGTGCCGCTGCAATATCATGCCGAAGGGCTGGACGAAGAGGTATTGCGAGCATTCGGCATGGAGCCGGGCGCTCGCCCCGACCTCAGCCGCTGGAGCGGCATCATGGAGCGGCTCGACAATCCCGAGGGCGAGGTGACGATTGGCGTCGTCGGCAAATATGTCGGCCTGCCCGATGCGTACAAGTCGCTCCAGGAGGCGCTGGTCCATGGCGGGATCGCGCACCGGGTAAAGGTCAATGTCCGCTGGCTCGATGCCGAACTGTTCGAGCGGGAGGAAAGCGAGCTGACCGCGCATCTTGAGCCGATGCACGGCATTCTGGTGCCCGGCGGCTTTGGCGAACGGGGCAGCGAGGGCAAGATTGCATCGGTCCGCTTTGCGCGCGAACGCAATGTCCCGTTCCTTGGCATCTGCCTTGGGATGCAGATGGCTTGCATCGAAGCCGCGCGCGATCAGGGTCTGGCCAACGCATCGACCACAGAATTCGGAGAGACTGGCGAGCCGATCGTCGGCCTCATCACTGAATGGATGACCGCGACCGGTCTTGAAAAGCGGGAAGCGGGCGGCGACCTTGGCGGCACCATGCGGTTGGGCGCCTATCCGGCCAAGCTGGCGGGCAACAGCGTCGTCGCATCGGTTTATGGCACAAACGACATTTCGGAGCGGCATCGCCATCGCTACGAAGTGAACACCGGCTATCGCGAGGTCCTTGAAAAGGATGGCCTAGTGTTTTCGGGCATGTCACCGGACGGGACATTGCCGGAAATCGTGGAGCGGCCGGACCATCCCTGGTTCATCGGCGTGCAGTTCCACCCGGAACTGAAGTCAAAGCCGTTCGATCCGCATCCGCTGTTCGCCGGGTTCATCGGCGCTGCGGTCAAGCAATCGCGCCTCGTCTGATCGGTCCCTTGCACCATCGGACGTAAAGAAGGGCGCCCGAACCACTGGTTCGGGCACCCCCTCGCTGCGTCGAAAAGGGAGCAAACGCAGCGATCGCTGGATCAGTCGGCGTGCTCAATGGCGGGCGTAGTCGACGCCGTGCTGCCGCCGATGGCGATCTTGCGCGGCTTCATCGCCTCCGGCACCTCGCGCACCAGATCGATGGTCAACAGGCCGTCCGACAGGTCGGCATTCTTCACCTGAACGAAATCGGCAAGTTCGAAGCGGCGCTCAAAATTGCGATTGGCAATGCCGAGGTGCAGGAACGCCCGCTCCTTGTCCCCATCGCCATCCCCCTTACGTCCGCTGACGAGCAGCAGGTTCTGCTGGGCAGTGATATCGATCTCGTCGGCCTTGAACCCGGCGACGGCGATCGTGATGCGATAGTGATTGTCCTCGATCCGTTCGAGGTTGAAGGGCGGATAATTCTCTGTTTGGGCCTGTCGTGCGCTTGCTTCGAGCATGTCGAACAGGCGGTCGAATCCGATGGCCGAACGGCGAAACGGGGTAAAATCGATCTGACGCATCTGGTAATCCTCCAATGAGCAATTCACGTCATCTGGCGCCCGAACCATTCGCAGCGCCGGTGTGATCGGGTCCGAAAGGCACCCGTCACGTGGTACAGATGGGAATTGACGGGCCGTTTTCAACCATCGCAAAACCACCGGAAAACAGACGGTTGGCGTACTGTTTTGGCGGGGGAGAAAGCCAGGCTTGGGCAATCCTGCAAACTTCCTTTCTTCCTAAACCAGACTACCCCGATAGGAGAAAGGGTGTAACAGTCATTTTGCGGGGTAATCATGTCCGTTCTGTCTCTATCGCTTGCCCTGTTGGGGAGCACTGCGATCAGTGCGCCGTCTGATCCGGTTCGGGTTCCGGTCATCACCGTCGCGCCGCAGCCCGCAGCAGAGGATGGCGAACCCGATCCGGCGGCCGATCAGGACGCGATCGTGGTCACCGCACGGCGTCGTTCGGAAAATGTGCAGGATATCCCGGTTGCGGTATCCGTGCTTTCGGATGAGACGCTGACCGCGCAGGGCGCGTACAATATCCAGAAGCTGACCCAGCTTCAGCCGACCCTGCAATTCTATTCGCAGAACCCGCGCAACACCTTCATCAACATCCGCGGGATCGGCGCGCCGTTCGGCCTGACCAATGACGGGTTCGAACAGGGCGTCGGCATCTATATCGACGACGTCTATTACAACCGGATCGCATCGGCGACGCTGGATTTCGTTGACATCGAACAGATCGAGACGCTGCGCGGGCCACAGGGCACGCTGTACGGCAAGAACACGACTTCGGGTGCGATCAACATCACGACGGCTGCGCCCACCTTTGACCTGACGGGCAGGGCAGAGGTTTCGTTCGGCAATTACAATTTCAAGCAGGGCAAGGCGTCGATTTCCGGCCCGCTGTCGGACAAGCTGGCCGCGCGGATCAGCGTTGCGACCACCAGCCGCCAGGGCACCATTCAGAATATTGCGACCAATCAGGATATTCAGTCGATCGACAATATCGGGTTTCGCGGATCGCTGTTGTGGAAACCGACGGACGATCTGCGCGTGACCTTTTCCGGCGACTGGAATCTGCAGGATCCCGTCTGCTGCGCGCTGCCGTTCTTCAGCTATGGGCCGACCCAGCGAGCCGCCAACCGGCAGCTTCCGGCGCTGCTGACCTATTTCCCCGGTTATCCGCTGGCCAGCTATCCGCTGCCGAACGTCAATCCCTATGACCGGACCACCGATGTGGACGCGGAGCTAACCGCCCGGAACGAGCATGGCGGCCTGTCGGCGCGTGCGATCTGGGATCTGGACGATGCCAACACGCTGACGTCGATTACCGCGTGGCGTTACTGGGATTGGGGCCCGGCCAACGACCGCGATTACACCGGCCTGCCTGTTTATACCAAGGTGAACAACCCGACCAAGCAGGACCAGTTTTCGCAGGAATTCCGGTTCAACCATAATGGTCAGGGCTATAACTACGTCATCGGCCTGTTCGCCTTTCACCAGAAAATCCGGACGAGCGGCATTCAGCAGGCCGGTCCGGCCGCGAGCAAGTGGCTGCTGAACCCCACCAGCGCGCTGTCGAACAATCCGGCCGTGCTGAACAACCTGCTCGCCATCAACGACATCCGGCTGGACAACACCAGCCTGGCGCTGTTCGGCAAGCTGAATTGGGAAGTGACCGACCGGTTCGTCGTGTCGCCCGGCATCCGGGTCAATTACGACAAGAAACAGGGCCTGTACGATTCGGTCGTCACCGGCAATGCGTCCGACGGAACGCGGCAGATCGTCTCTCCGGTACCCGGTTCGCCCTATTACACCGACCCATGGATCGCCGCTGCTCGCGGCATTCAGGCATCGCAGTTCTTTGAACCGGAATTCAGCGCGTGGAACCTCTCCTACGACCTGAACCTGCGCTATGAGCTGGCCGACGACATCAACGCCTATGCCACCTATGCGCGGTCGTTCAAGACGGGCGGCATCAACCTGAACGGTGTGCCGGCGGACGCCAACGGGGCGCCGATCGAATCCGTGTTCACGATCAAGCCGGAAAAGGTCGATCATTTCGAAATCGGCCTGAAAACCCAGTTCCTTGACCGTAAGGTCACGTTCAACGTCACCGGCTTCTGGACCGAGATCAAGGATTTCCAGGCCAGTGTCAGCAATGGTCAGCTGGGCACCGTGCGCGGCTACCTGGCCAATGCCGACCGGGTCCGGTCCCGCGGCGTGGAGGCCGACCTGTCGGTGCGGCCGAGCGAGCGGCTGAATGCCTATGTCAGCCTTGCCTATACCGACGCCACCTTCACCAGCTTTTGCGACGCACCGCCGCCGCCGGAACTGGCCGGCGGCAGCAGCACGGGCATCGTCGTCACGGGTCGCTGCACCTATACCGGCGCGATCGGTGCGCCGGGCGTGGCGGGGGCTGTCAGCCCGCCCTTTGTCGACATTTCGGGATCGACGCTGCCCGGCGTATCGAAATGGGCGGCATCATGGGGCGCGGAGTATAACCTGCCTGCCAAGCTGTTCGGCACGGATGGGCAATTCTACCTCGGCTATGATGGCAGTGGGCGTTCCAGCTGGTCGTCCAATCCCTCGCCATCGATCTACACCAATGTCGATGGCTATTCGCTGCACAACTTCCGGCTTGGCTACCGGGCGGACGAATTCAACCTGTTCGGTTGGGTCCGTAACGCCTTCGACCGGAATTACGTCGACTTCCTGCTGGCCGGCACGGGCGGCAATACCGGTCTGATCGCGGGGCAGATCGGCGATCCGCAGACCTATGGCCTGACCCTGTCCAAATCCTTCTGACCTGCTGCGACCCTTGGGGCAGAGCCGGTGGTTCTGCCCCATTTTTTATTCAGGCTGAAACGCAGCGGCGGGATGTTCCCGGAAAAGACAAACGCCCGGGCCGTTTCCGACCCGGGCGCCTGCGTGACGAATGCTCGTCAGCCCCCTTTGTTCAGCTCTACGCCCGCACACCTGTCCCCAGATCAGGCGGGGCGATCGAGCCTCCCCGAACCACGGCCGTTGCTGCCTGTGTTTCGTAAGGGCGTCCTATCGCCAAAGCCGGTCCTTGTCAGCGCCGTACAGGCCGCAGTCAGCATAATGACGTCACCCTGTGATGAATCGGCAACACGGTGATTGCGCCTGTCCGGTGCGGTGACTAAGCCAATGGCGGACCGACCCATGCCCTGTTTCAAGGAACTGCTCACCCCATGATCCTGTCGCGGTACGAGCGAATGATCGCCCGGCGATATCTGATGCCTGGCCGGGGCGAGGCGTTCATCTTTCTTGTCGCCGGGATCAGCCTGGCCGCGGTCATGCTGGGCGTTGCCGCGCTGGTCGTGGTGATGAGCGTGATGAACGGGTTCCGCGCGGAACTGTTCGACAAGATCGTCGGCCTGAACGGTCACGCCGTGGTGCAGGGGTATAATGGCCGCCTGCCCGACTGGCGGGAAATTGTCGGGGAGGCGCGGGCGACGCCGGGCATCACCTCTGCAACCCCGCTGATCGAGCAGCCATTGATGGCAAGCTATTCCGGCCGGGTGGAGGGCGTGCTGGTCCGCGGAATGCAGATTTCCGATATCCGGTCCAACCCCACGATCCGCGATAGTGTGCTTCAGGGCAACCTGAATGCCCTGACGCCGGACCAGTCGACGGTCGCCATCGGATCGCGGCTTGCCCAGTCGCTGGGCGCCACCGTGGGGAGCGAGATTTCGCTGATCAGTCCGCAGGGGCCGACGACGCCTTTCGGCACCGTGCCCCGCATCGTCAGCTATCGCGTCGTCGCCATTTTCGAGGTTGGCCTGTACGATTACGACAAGGCGTTCGTCGTCATGCCGATGCAGGATGCCCAGACGCTGCTGCTGATGGGCGATTCGGTCGGCATGATCGAGATGGAGAGCGTCGATGCCGACCGGATCGGTTCGATCATCGCGCCGCTGGCCAAATCGGTCGGCGACCGGGCGCAGATCGTCGACTGGCGGATGCTCAATTCCTC of the Sphingomonas sp. BGYR3 genome contains:
- the argC gene encoding N-acetyl-gamma-glutamyl-phosphate reductase; the encoded protein is MTASLFIDGAVGTTGLEIRDRLAGRPEFQLILLDDADRKDAGRRAQALNDADYAILCLPDDAAVEAVSLVTNPRTRIIDASTAHRVADGWTYGFAELEPTQLAAIADAGRVANPGCWPTAYLALVRPLVRAGIIPAQWMLSAGGASGYSGGGRAMIEEFESGKAATGYRAYGLNLAHKHLPEMQKHSRMEHAPVFQPAVAATYRGMLLEVPLPLAMLPRAPSVTTIENVLREAYQNAPLIDVATADEAQLMIEENAGTDRMTLRVFGNDRGPARLVATLDNLGKGAAGAAVHNLNIMAGCDPLSGLSL
- a CDS encoding CTP synthase, coding for MARYIFITGGVVSSLGKGLMAASLAALLQARGYRVRIRKFDPYLNVDPGTMSPYQHGEVYVTDDGAETDLDLGHYERFTGVSARQSDNVTSGRIYKTIIERERRGDYLGATVQVIPHVTDAIKAFATADTDDLDFVLCEIGGTVGDIESLPFIEAIRQLKNELGRGQSISVHVTLVPYIAAAGELKTKPTQHSVRELAALGVQPDVLVCRCEKPLPDSDRGKIALFCNVRKEAVIPALDARSIYAVPLQYHAEGLDEEVLRAFGMEPGARPDLSRWSGIMERLDNPEGEVTIGVVGKYVGLPDAYKSLQEALVHGGIAHRVKVNVRWLDAELFEREESELTAHLEPMHGILVPGGFGERGSEGKIASVRFARERNVPFLGICLGMQMACIEAARDQGLANASTTEFGETGEPIVGLITEWMTATGLEKREAGGDLGGTMRLGAYPAKLAGNSVVASVYGTNDISERHRHRYEVNTGYREVLEKDGLVFSGMSPDGTLPEIVERPDHPWFIGVQFHPELKSKPFDPHPLFAGFIGAAVKQSRLV
- a CDS encoding TonB-dependent receptor, with product MGSTAISAPSDPVRVPVITVAPQPAAEDGEPDPAADQDAIVVTARRRSENVQDIPVAVSVLSDETLTAQGAYNIQKLTQLQPTLQFYSQNPRNTFINIRGIGAPFGLTNDGFEQGVGIYIDDVYYNRIASATLDFVDIEQIETLRGPQGTLYGKNTTSGAINITTAAPTFDLTGRAEVSFGNYNFKQGKASISGPLSDKLAARISVATTSRQGTIQNIATNQDIQSIDNIGFRGSLLWKPTDDLRVTFSGDWNLQDPVCCALPFFSYGPTQRAANRQLPALLTYFPGYPLASYPLPNVNPYDRTTDVDAELTARNEHGGLSARAIWDLDDANTLTSITAWRYWDWGPANDRDYTGLPVYTKVNNPTKQDQFSQEFRFNHNGQGYNYVIGLFAFHQKIRTSGIQQAGPAASKWLLNPTSALSNNPAVLNNLLAINDIRLDNTSLALFGKLNWEVTDRFVVSPGIRVNYDKKQGLYDSVVTGNASDGTRQIVSPVPGSPYYTDPWIAAARGIQASQFFEPEFSAWNLSYDLNLRYELADDINAYATYARSFKTGGINLNGVPADANGAPIESVFTIKPEKVDHFEIGLKTQFLDRKVTFNVTGFWTEIKDFQASVSNGQLGTVRGYLANADRVRSRGVEADLSVRPSERLNAYVSLAYTDATFTSFCDAPPPPELAGGSSTGIVVTGRCTYTGAIGAPGVAGAVSPPFVDISGSTLPGVSKWAASWGAEYNLPAKLFGTDGQFYLGYDGSGRSSWSSNPSPSIYTNVDGYSLHNFRLGYRADEFNLFGWVRNAFDRNYVDFLLAGTGGNTGLIAGQIGDPQTYGLTLSKSF
- a CDS encoding lipoprotein-releasing ABC transporter permease subunit, giving the protein MILSRYERMIARRYLMPGRGEAFIFLVAGISLAAVMLGVAALVVVMSVMNGFRAELFDKIVGLNGHAVVQGYNGRLPDWREIVGEARATPGITSATPLIEQPLMASYSGRVEGVLVRGMQISDIRSNPTIRDSVLQGNLNALTPDQSTVAIGSRLAQSLGATVGSEISLISPQGPTTPFGTVPRIVSYRVVAIFEVGLYDYDKAFVVMPMQDAQTLLLMGDSVGMIEMESVDADRIGSIIAPLAKSVGDRAQIVDWRMLNSSLFEALSIDRVVSFTVLSLIILVAVFNILSSLIMLVRAKTRDIAILRTMGATRSGLIRIFMTVGTTIGTLGILAGLALGFLFITFREQVVMFIGLVTGLEVWNPEMRFLTELPAKTDPAEVIGIVVLAFILCVLATLYPALKAASTDPVQVLRYE
- a CDS encoding NlpC/P60 family protein, translated to MTKSDNCSVQRTPNDTVDAASPVERFHLDGKSRAYDPRVTPARRDLVDVRLAGSIFAPHYSRALTAVASADLPLWPTAQMDGDPLSIVLDGEPFEVLEVAADRAWGRAADGSVGYVAASGLDADVPPRALPAPLPGTPAERARHLLGTPYQAGGRSFAGVDTAGFIFLILGGSVGKPRFRPMQDEAGTAVERSAVQPGDLLFATDSAAVLVDDQSVVTVDPASGVIELPLAEWLAQVGEVSARRVRA
- a CDS encoding Hsp20 family protein, whose translation is MRQIDFTPFRRSAIGFDRLFDMLEASARQAQTENYPPFNLERIEDNHYRITIAVAGFKADEIDITAQQNLLLVSGRKGDGDGDKERAFLHLGIANRNFERRFELADFVQVKNADLSDGLLTIDLVREVPEAMKPRKIAIGGSTASTTPAIEHAD
- the secG gene encoding preprotein translocase subunit SecG, translating into MFTFLLVVHAIIAALLVTVILMQRSEGGGLTTGGSPSGLMSARGAADFLTRSTSILAALFIGMAILLAFLAASKGNDRVDTSLARDPAPVSAPAPTSGAPAVDATGNAAAPAGDSVPLQQ
- a CDS encoding MarR family transcriptional regulator, whose protein sequence is MMLQDRPNATADRLAEWCNALIGYVRSGHPDLTNRQMALLMTVHLQEGPHTVRGLARNLNVSKPVITRALNRLGALGYLRRQRDDSDKRNIFVACTEEGAAFLDEIGQLLGPADAERHGRRRVAG